The Besnoitia besnoiti strain Bb-Ger1 chromosome Unknown contig00026, whole genome shotgun sequence genomic interval aaaccctaaaccctaaaccctaaaccctaaaccctaaaccctaaaccctaaacctaaaccctaaaccctaaaccctaaaccctaaaccctaaaccctaaaccctaaaccctaaaccctaaaccctaaacctaaacctaaaccctaaaccctaaaccctaaaccctaaacctaaaccctaaaccctaaaccctaaaccctaaaccctaaaccctaaaccctaaaccctaaaccctaaaccctaaaccctaaaccctaaaccctaaaccctaaaccctaaaccctaaaccctaaaccctaaaccctaaaccctaaaccctaaaaccctaaaccctaaaccctaaacctaaacctaaaccctaaaccctaaaccctaaaccctaaaccctaaaaaaccctaaacctaaaccctaaaccctaaaccctaaaccctaaaccctaaaccctaaaccctaaaccctaaaccctaaaccctaaaccctaaaccctaaaccctaaaccctaaaccctaaaccctaaaccctaaaccctaaaccctaaaccctaaaccctaaaccctaaaccctaaaccctaaaccctaaaccctaaaaccctaaaaaaacctcaaccctaaaaaaacctcaaccctaaaaaaacctcaaccctaaaaaaacctcaaccctaaaaaaacctcaaccctaaaaaaacctcaaccctaaaaaaacctcaaccctaaaaaaacctcaaccctaaaaaaacctcaaccctaaaaaaacctcaaccctaaaaaaacctcaaccctaaaaaaacctcaaccctaaaaaaacctcaaccctaaaaaaacctcaaccctaaaaaaacctcaaccctaaaaaaacctcaaccctaaaaaaaacctcaaccctaaaaaaacctcaaccctaaaaaaacctcaaccctaaaaaaacctcaaccctaaaaaaacctcaaccctaaaaaaacctcaaccctaaaaaaacctcaaccctaaaaaaacctcaaccctaaaaaaacctcaaccctaaaaaaaacctcaaccctaaaaaaacctcaaccctaaaaaaacctcaaccctaaaaaaacctcaaccctaaaaaaacctcaaccctaaaaaaacctcaaccctaaaaaaacctcaaccctaaaaaaacctcaaccctaaaaaaacctcaaccctaaaaaaacctcaaccctaaaaaaacctcaaccctaaaaaaaacctcaaccctaaaaaaacctcaaccctaaaaaaacctaaaccctaaaaaaacctaaaccctaaaaaaacctaaaccctaaaaaaaaaacctaaaaaaacctaaaccctaaaaaaacctaaaccctaaaccctaaaccccctaaaccctaaaccctaaaccctaaaccctaaaccagCTGCACACCTGCGCGGTCTTGCCTACTTTCTCCTGCTGGATGCATCCCCGATGCGGTGGACTAACGTTCCAAGTCTGCACTAACGCAAGCCCCATGCGACAACTGGTGGCTGGCACCAATGTCGACTAGATGTTCAAGTGAAAGAATCTTCCGATATTCAGTCGGAGTTCTGAAACGAGCTTTCCCCCGCACCCGATGCCGCTGTCACTGGGCTCGTCTCCATCCCAGCAGTACACCGGCTTGGGGACGATGGTGCTTCAGGTATAGACGGTATTCCACGGAGTGCACGGGTCGCGGGCGCTCTTGATTTACACGGACGCACTGGCAGCAGGTACTAATcccgaagaaggcgcgagcaGAAAAGAATCTCACACACTCCAGCCAATGTCACTGTTGCGACAGACCTCGAGTAATCTTCCTTGATCGACATATGAATTTGCCGAAAAAAACTAGCGACAAAGAGAATTCAAGCAGTATTAGCGAGGATCCACAAGGAAACACACGGTGCTCTGAAATAGCATTGAAGGTGCTAGACTCCCGAAAAGGCAGCAGGCCGTTTCCATGTATGGGCAGAGAACCTTGGACTGCACCCCGACTGGAGCTGGCGAAGCAAGCTGTGATAGGCCCTGCAGCACCCTAGAAACGCAGAATGACTTGGCTCGTCTCTGCCTAAGCTCTCTGCCATAAGCGACGCTCGTACCAAAAGATACGGCGAAGTAGGATCCTACACCGCGCTGTCTCGAAGTGGAACAAAGCACACGACAGGGAGCCAGACAATCATCATTCCTTCTGCTCTAAAAACAGTACTTCCGTAGACCTCCTCACACCGGCCAGCGCTTACGAAACGCCACAATGTCAGGAACAACGTCCTTGACTTTTTTACGCTGACAAACTGGTTCCAAAAAAAAGGCGGACAGACACCACAAAAACGAATGAGACCACAGGCCGATGGACGGCCAGTTGGGATGGTTCAGTCCGCCCGTCCAAACGACAATCCTACCTCATGACTATTGCATGATTTTGTACAGTATTTGCTCCTTTTCTTGCTCTGTCAGCTAGCGTAGCGCATCCAAATGTTTCCCATTCCTGTGGCGCCTGGTTTTTACATCTTCCAGTCGGGGACAGTTGCTTGTAGGCAGACATTGAGGGCGGCTCTTGGAGCCGCAGATTGTGCTGCATGATATTTTCCTGTGGCAATTTGCCCGGATAAGATTTTgagacgcggacgaagaaACAGAGACATAGCAACATTGTTAACCGGACATGAAGAAGATTGTGCCAACCAGGGGGGCCTTTTCGAAGCACAAGGTTGGGTAGCTTTCTCCTTCGTACTCAACACCGGAAATAAGGCAATGTCGGTGTTCTCTGGGTTGGTCTGCTACCCAGGCGTGACAAAGTCAAGGGACCGATCCGTGTCGAAACTAGTGTAAGTTATGCCAGGGGCCCTTGCTCGAAGAATGTAAAGTATTTTTCCTCTAGCGGTACCAGCAGGAACTCACAagccagctgctgctggattcgctgctgcatgcagatTTTTTGAGCAAATCTACGGGAGATCACTTGACAAAATTCTTATCGACACTTTCGTTTTTTACGCTTACTGAGAGTTTGGAGGAATTACTCTGAGAAATTCTGAATTCTCTCGTACCCAATTGTCGCTTGCGGAATTTGCGCCTGGCTACCGTGCCAGTGATGGGATCCCGCATGCAATTCCTTCCACCATGCGAGTGCCGGCCGTCCTGAAACACCTCCACTCTTTTTCCTGCTGGAACGAAGCGTCTTATTATTCGGATTTCTACCGCAGGGtattttcttcttcagatGGACACGAGCACTTAATTTGGAAGTCGACCGTCTGCACTACTTTGAACCAGATCACGATGGGTCGGATTGCAAAGCTTTGTGTTGTTTttgtcgccgtcgtcgtgaGCTGCCCCCGATTGTTACATCAGCGCACGACTGGCGAACAGCACACCTTTGTGGAATCCCTCGAAACCAACCCGCGTGAACGGTTTAGGGAATCCCCGACGAGGGCGTGGGGGACACAGGCGCACGAGGATGACGAGGATCGCTTATACAGGTAAGTCAAATCTGTGAGGTGCATATCTACTATCTGCTCGCCGCGTTTCGTATTTGATAGATGACGGGTGGGCTGGCGATGCTGAACCATATTGTCGCGTTCGTCTTCGTGCCACGGGGCTCGGCGTGGCCACCAACCGCGCACTGGCCACCAAAGGTGTGGCTGACCGTAAGACAAACATACCGTGGTCCCCTGAGGACTGCCGCTCGCATTCGGTGAGTGCTTATGATATGTGCGGGGGGAGGTGGAGCTCTTCAAATTTGGAATTCATTTAGTTCAGTGCAACTTTGCACGCACTGCTCATATGTCCTCCCATGTGCCCAATTTTTGCAGAAGTACCAGCGAAATGCGGCGATCGGGCTCAAGCAGCGTGACAAAATTGCAAAAGCAGATGATTGCGGCGGTAGCTCTGGCAGGATTGCTGCTCCTGGGGTATACGGTgtggcgcagacgcgtgtCCAAGACAAGCGAAAGCACGAAAATTGACGGAGGGGTAAGTAAATTAGTTGCGGAGACAATCGTGGTTTATCGCCGTCTCACCTGTCCATATCAACTCGCTAACGGGCACTAGTACATAGCGCCGCCTAGGATAGGTCCCAAACTTCACATGCAGAAGCGTAGCGCTTTCAACCAGAGCAATTGTGTTTCCGGACAGGAGTATGTGCCTGAGCTGGTTTCTAGGGGGCCGTAGGTCGCGCGGACTGTAGATACTTCGTAGTGTGTTCACTGTTGCATATTCCAGGCATATTGCGTGAGCTGTTGTATCAAATAAGTTTTGCTGGCATAGCAGTTGCATGCCTCCCGCGTATGTCATGTGGCTCTGACGTCTGTGAAGCTACAGGGTTGTCGCGTGGTACAGCAAGTGCGGTGTGATTTCGTGTGCGCGCCTTGAGGCCTACCTTTTCAGCCACGTTTACCGACCAGTTATTTAACGTACAATGCTTCGTCAGCACGCTTCCCGCCTGGCAGCCGTGGAGTAGTTACCTGGGTGGCGTTCTTATTGACCGTCGAGGGGAAGGAGGCAACGAAGTGGCGCGTGCAATCCTTTTGCCAGGCTGTGTATCAGGATTCTCACACTGGCACGCCAGTCAGGCTTGTGGTTGCGCCGTACGGAGTCGGTAGTCTTTCTCAAGATTGTGTGCTTCACTTACAGGGCGATGGCGTACGACGGCTGTTGAACACACAAGCAGTGGGATGGAGCCGAGATTTCAGGTtgcgacgagggcggcacgGCATTCTCATGGAACTGATAGACTGTGGAATCGAGTGGCgggccgagcgccgcggttCTGGGTCTTACCGGAGCTGGATGCCGGAACATGAGACAGGGATGAAATCTCAGTCGTCCACGAACCGGGTAATCACTATATTTGTCATTCATGCCGCCCCAATGCCGCGACATGGCTTCCGCACTTCaaagcggcgaggcgctagCATTGGAGGCCAGCGTGAGAAAGCGTGTGAGATAAGAATCGAATCTGGCCCCCGAAATGACACAACATCCTACTTGAGCCCTCGGCCGTTGCAGTCCATCCGACAGAAAATTAGGCGATGCAGCGTGCAGCAACGTGGATGCGCAGAGCGCACACTCACGGACCGGTGCAAAAAGCTACCGAGTGACACGAGAGGTAGAGAGAGTCGATGCTGAATGCATGCAACCGACTTGTCGACCCGCTGTTGGGCTGCATTAGGGAGGCCTAATGTCGCGGGTTCCGAGGGGCATCCGCGCGACTTTTAGGTTTTTTCTGGCGTCGGAGAAGTGTGCAAGCACTGTGTGCGTCGAAGCACTGCGAGGGACACCGTGTTAAAGTCGGTGTGCGCAACCCGAGTATGGCAAATTCGCGCAGCACGAGAGACTACGGCAGGCGATGTCGAGATTGTCGGAGCACGGGACTTGTCGGAGGAAGGAGCGCGAACTGACGTGCTCCAAATCCGGGGGGGTTTTGCTCGCCGCTCGTtgtgcgcctgccgccaccGCCTCGGAGGACGCAGGTGCCTTGGCGTAGTTTTTGCCCGTAGGGCGACAGTGTTGTAGTACGTGCGAGCACCGCGCTGGTGTCCACTCCTCGTTGCCCTTTTCCTGTGCGTTAGCTGTTCCTTGGTGGATTGTCCGTAGTGTCGGGCACGCGAATTGTCTTGAGGTTATTGTGGGCTCTGTAGTTAGCGGTGCACGGTGCGAACCAGATCTTGAATTGGCGCACGGCAGTGCCAAACGTTGGCAGCGGGTCACGCTGTCTTGAGACGAGGAAAATCGGTTGTTATGGGTGTTGCTGTCAGAGAGAGGAAGTAAGGGGCGGGCGGTGCGTGAGAAGAGAACACGTGTCGTGAGATGCTTGACAGATGCCGGAGGCTGGTAGCAGATGCGCGCTCGTGGGCGAGGGGGTTGTAAACCCGAACACTagcgctgcagcagatgcagcacAGGGATCCTTCGATGCATGATATATAAGACATTCCGGAGGGCGGGGGTGAGGGGGTGAGGGGGGGAAGAGGGTATCAGAGCGGCGGGCAGTGCAGTCCAAGCAAACGTTGATCTGATGTATTTTGTTCGAAGCGCGCCGAGTCTAAAACCGACGGTCGATCACAGGAGGAGGATGTAAGATGCGTCCGCAGGGCGACAGAGTGTACAGTTTTCTGTCACGGCAGAAGACTTACTGTGGGGACGTGCGTCGAATACACCGTTTCGTAGTTGCGTTCCTCGAGAGCTGGAGAAGGCACACGCCTGGGTTGATGGCCAAAATcggaggcagcggggggAAGAGGTTTCATCgctttatattaatgataatgcatttggtaatggacgttccatcttaactggtatatTTTAGCATTTTCTAGTACCAATAGTGAACTCATTcggtctgatcctaagtacgcagtgagctaaaTAGATACAAGGAACCGTCAGTcatctgtttttcttccGAATCGGCACCTCGTCACAGGGCGGTGTTCTCAAACACAACGAGGCGTAGTCTTTCGCCGCTCTACCGTGCACATCTGAGTCGCCGCCTGAAAGGTGCAGCTCGAGTGCGCGCGCTCGGTAGTCTGTCGGGACCTGCTTGACGTCTTTTTCCGCACTGCGCAGATCTGCCGCTGTGCCATCGCTGCCCGATGGTCCATCCATACCTTCGTCTGCCGTGCGAGCGGTGCCAAGCCAAACAAAGTGAGCTGTCGTCTCGTGGTCCAACGTTCTCGAATCGTGCCAGTGACTGCTCCGGAGACTGTACACAGGCACGCTTGTGGGATGTGGTGGAGTGGCCTGATCTATGGTTGTGGTGCGGCGTGAGCACTCCGTACCCGCCGTCTGCATCTGAGCTGGCCAGCGGAGTGCAGGAGCCAGGCATGAGCTGTACTGGTTCTTTAGCATGGGGGCCGACTTTTCTTGAGGTGTCTGGGGGAACTGTGTTCCATGGATAGCTGGAACGTTGTTTTTGTGCATGTGCCGAAGTCGCCGGTGATTTGCCCTGATCTGTGGTGAGGCACGTGTTTGGCGAATTGCTGGTACGCTGGGGTTTGAGATGCATTTGCGCTGTGGGTGGTTGGAGTTGCGGTTATGGGTCGCGTGGGAAGCACCATCCGGAACTCCCCCGGACTTCCCGGTGCGGCGGTGCACAATGAATCGCGGCTGTCGTGGCTCGGGCATGCCTTGGAAATGGGCTTTGGTGCTGAAGACAAAACAATGTTTCGTGATATGTCATGTAGACACGTTTGCGGTTGGTATGGATGTCGGTACGCTCACCGGGTGTATTGCCGTATGTGCGTGGTGAGAGGCTGTTTCTTCTTTTGTTGTGCACTGTTGCAGGAGACACTACGGACAGGGGATGAAATTCATTTTTCTCGATTCGCGTGGATCTCTCAGAGTGAAAGAGTACGAACCAAGAGGATGCGTCATGATGTTAagcgcttccgcgtcgtgGTATCTGTGACAAGTGGCGGCAAGAAGGCTGTTAAGTATAGGGAGGTGCTGTGAAGGGTTGAGTGCAGCCCGGATACAGTTGCGGGTGCGACCACTCTGGCCCGAGTGTCGTGTGCGCTGGACAACTGGGCGATCGCGGGAGATTTCTGGAGTAGAGCAGCACCATCTGCGATTTTATGTTATTTCAGCTTCACTGCACATACTGTATTTCTGCAGATTGAGAAAGTAGGCGTCTTCTACGGGCCGATAGCGTGAATACATCACGATGAAGGTGTGAGACTCACTGGTCGGTGTGATCCGCGGGCGGTGGCACACAGGAAAGGCGGGGAAGATCCTGACCAGGAAACCAGGTGGAAGACGTCCTCGCTTTCCACGAGAGGTTGACCATTTGGCTCTGTGCCACCACCGCTGTCGTCGAGTGATGACGACATCCAGCGAACACTCTCAAAAAAAGCGATAACGAAATGTGGCGGGCAAAATGGCCGAGACTTGCTGAGGCGTTTGTCTTTGTTCGCTCGTCACTCTGATGACACCTAATGATGCAATCCATGATTTCCGGGCAgtatgcagctgcagacatGTTGCTGAGTGTAACGGGTGCGAGCGCTGGATGCGACATCTGCTGAGAAAAGCGTCATTTGGCATGTGGCCAGTTGCGTCACCATGCGGCGTTTACGTAGCTGCTGATGTCTGAGGGTGCGTTTGGGGTGGACGGAGGAAGACATTCGAGAATTTGGTCATTCGTCACCTAGTCGCCATCGAGGCGCAATGGAGTGTCTCCGGTTGATGATGCTGTGCAGTCTGAGCACGATCGGCTAGGTTGTGTGACAGGCCTGAGCGTCCGCGCCGAAGGTGACAGCTGGTATCGTCATCCACCTTGCATCGTGCTTATGCTGCTTTGATTTATATGGTGGAATGGGTGTCAGCTCTTTGTGTGTGTTTTGAAGCTGTGACCAACGTGATGAAACGTGTTATTGTGGTTGGCGTGCTTGGTCCGGGTGGTTGCTGGCAAGAGGTGAGTAGTGTATGCGGACTGCAATATGCCGCAATATGGATAATTGTCGGTCGTGGAGAGCGGCATGGCTGCAGAGGATATGCTTCTTGACACGCTTCgtaggcggcgcagctggccTCCTTGTGCTTATCGTGCGCCAGCTCCCATGGGGTAGTCTCAGTTTTACccgacgcggagaccggGGGCGCTCTGCAGGCTCCACCTGGCAGGAAAGCATGTGTGACCACACAATAGTGTGCGCGGTTGTGCTGTCCACATCGTATGTGGCACCTATGCGATAGTAGTTGCACGTGCTCGGACACAATTGTGGAAGCATGGAGAGAGGTCCGGATTCGAAAAGAGCACATCATGGAGATGCAGGTACTGAGAACTAACTTGCGAAACCATCGGTGCTGCATCTGGAGTGGACCTGCGCGTCACGCGTGATGAAGTGATGTGCATCATACACGGCGAGGTGATCGCTAACAGCTTGCAGACGACACCCAGAGACCAGGCCAAGTTGCTGGTCGCGTCCCGggcagcgggaggcgagcATGGGATTCCGAGGGAGGAAGGCCGGAGGTAGCTGCAGGTTTAGGGGGTGGGGTCGTGGGGGTTTtccatgagcgtgaacattggatgtcaccatggttcTGTTCAGGTAGAGGGGAGAACGGGACATTGTGCTCCACGCCAGGTTAGGTTGCGCCGTGTAGACTGAcgcccgacgacgccgaaCAGTGCTTCACAAGCCTAGAGGGCCTCCTGTGGCAGTGACGACGGCTCCTCTGCACTCTGGTTGGCCTTGTATTCGTTGTCTGCGTAAACCGGAGAACGCGATGCCTGCAGGGACGGCAGTCGTGGGCACCAGTGATGTCGAGCGCTGCGGTGATTGCCAGTGCACTCGGCTAGTCTCCTTGCTGCTTGCCTTTGAGACGTTATGTGGGCAAGAAGCCGCTGTACGGGCCACAGACTGCCACGGAAAGTGACAGCACCCAACAGACGTATAACTGGCTCGCCGAGTTTGATGTGTTATCTCTTCTGATTGCAACGCAAGACCTCCGGTGTCAGCTGTGTATCACAGGGAGGCGCAGTTGTATAAACACCTTCGTTGCTCAGAAGTGAGTGTCAACATCGCACCCGGCAGTGCTGATCTGAAAGTTGCAGGCCGTCTGGCCTCACTTAGAAAGCGAGGGAATGATTGTTTTTGTCCGCGACAGCGGTTCGCGAGGTAGTCTCAGCATTTCCGTCAAGAAGCGGACGCACCGGTACCATGCACAGGTAGCTCACCGGCAAAGCCGTTGCGTTACGTCAGAGGGTAGGCGTCTCGCGGAGGACGGGCAAATGTGTTGGGCGGCCCCGTTCCAGAGCGCATCGAGTAGAAGACCAACGCCACAGGGAGACGAGGTATCGGGCCTCATGATATTTCATCCATCATTGTACGCAGAACCTCATGCTGCACAAGGGGGAGACGTTGTCGAGCCACGCGGTATGAGTGTTCATTTGTTTTTTTGTGATCCGTCTACGGGGAAATCGAGCGAGTGAACCCATGTCGGTGACGCAAACGTGCATGTGGGTAGATACCATACCTCATCTACCGAGCGCCACGTACTGTCGTTCTTTCTATTTCACCATCCAGCTAGACACACCGCTCATCTCCCACAACAGTGTCCTATAAAATCTATGTGCGCGTCTTTTTGCGCCACATAAGAGCACAGTGATTAGCGCTACATGTGACGTCCAACCTTTCGTCTCCGCTTTCAGGCGAAGCGCGTATGAGAACATCGCGCCTTTCTGGGAGGgaagggggaaggggggTGGGGATGAGATTGCGGAGCAGGTGAATTGCGGCGCTGGACTGCAGCATAGAGTGGAGGTTGATTCTTCAGCGGTCGACGTTGAGGATAACTGGCCTTGTGTCAAGCTTCACCTGTTTCAGGAGAGGTGGCGGAACAGTCGCTTGATAGAACTTGCATGTTCATCCAGAACGGGCTGTCGCGAATCTGTGAGCGCACATGCCCTGCCCGACGACGCACACAGGTAGAGGTCGTAAGCCGCAGCCATATAGCGATGACAGTGGATACCGCAGTAAGAGCAGCGAGACAACAACACCAAGCAGTCTTCGTTCTCCATGTTTCCTCGACACTCACGCATGCACGGCTGGCACGTGTTTGCCTGCCGCGTAGTGAgtctgctgcttcgccggcAGTCAATGCTTGTGCTGACAACCCAGTTTCTCGCCCATTTTCTCTGCTACCATGACTGCACACAGAAATTGTCTGTGGTAACTGATGTCGCGACTGAAGAATGGTGTGGGTCGCAGTGGGTGCAactcttcttcatctcctGCTTCTCATGGTCGTGCTGCGGATTTATCTGAGCTGCCAAATTGCGCAGTGGTGTTCTTGTACGGCCTGGGCCTTcctcggctggcggcgcctttGCGGCTGGCTCGATGCTTTCAGGAGCTTCCGTTTCCGGCTAGTCGAGTGCAATGGGGGTATGAGGCTCATGTCTTTGGCCAGAGGCGGACGGAAGTGACGGCACTAACGGTGCGTAGTCGAGTCCAGACGGCTGCCCCAGTGTCTGTGGGAGAGGACAAATGATGAACGTGATGCAGCGTACAGCGGTTACACAGTGCTGCAGATACGGCACATGCTTGTGAGTGAGAAATGAGTTTTGACTCGGCACAGCTCGTACGCGGCACGTG includes:
- a CDS encoding uncharacterized protein (encoded by transcript BESB_043000) encodes the protein MGRIAKLCVVFVAVVVSCPRLLHQRTTGEQHTFVESLETNPRERFRESPTRAWGTQAHEDDEDRLYRSTSEMRRSGSSSVTKLQKQMIAAVALAGLLLLGYTVWRRRVSKTSESTKIDGGGDGVRRLLNTQAVGWSRDFRLRRGRHGILMELIDCGIEWRAERRGSGSYRSWMPEHETGMKSQSSTNRHERLRQAMSRLSEHGTCRRKERELTCSKSGGVLLAARCAPAATASEDAGALA